The sequence CAGGAAGAGGAGCGGGCGCGGGAGCTTCGCCTGCTCGGCCGTGGCGCGCGCGATGTGCTCCATCCACTCGGTGTAGAGCCGCGGCGTCACCTTGCCGTGCACCAGCGGGTCGTCGCGGTACGAGCGCACGTACGCCGCGTCGTGCGACAGCTCCGCGGGGTCGATCTCGTTGGAGATCGGGAGCGCCGGGAGGAGCTTCGACAGCACGCCCGAGGCGGCCACCTTCCACCGCGGCGCCTTCACCGCCACCCCCAGGAGCGGCGCCGAGAGCACGGCCGCGCGGAAGGCACCAGGGTGCGCCTGCAGGTGCCGGATCGCCACCAGCCCGCCGAACGAGTGGCCGTAGAGGAGGACGGGGAGCCCGGCGAAGGGGCCCTCGACCACCGCGCGGCGCATCCGCTCCAGGTCGTCCACCAGCTGCTCGAAGCGACGGGCGTAGGCGCGCGGGCCGCCGGAGCGCCCGTGGCCCCGGTGGTCCACCGCCGCGAAGGCGAGGCCCCTGGGCGCCAGCTCGCGCGCCAGCCGGGCGTAGCGGCCGCCGTGCTCGCCCAGGCCGTGGCTCACCAGCACGCCGGCGCGGGGGCGGTCCAGCGGCCAGTGCTGCCAGTGCAGGCGCACGCCGTCGGCCGCGGTGACGAAGGCGGACTCGGAGGCCGGCGGGACGATGGCGGCGCTCACGGGGCCCTGGCGCCGCCTCAGCGCGCCTCCTTCCGCTGCAGGTCGAGCGTGCGGAAGGTCTGCAGGTACACGTAGAGCGACCAGACGGTGAGCACCACCGCCACGGCCAGGTTCGCCATGGAGAAGAGGCGGTGGAAGGGGACCCAGAAGCCCTCCCAGAACGAGGCGCCCTCCCACCCGTGCGCCCGCGCGGTCGAGTGGAGGGCGTACCAGAAGATGACGGCGCCGATGGCGATGTTCTGGAAGACGGCCTTGAGCTTCCCCGCCTTCCCCGCCGCCAGCACCACCCCGCGCCGGGCCGCGTAGCCGCGGAAGACGGTGATGAAGATCTCCCGCCCGAAGATGACCACCAGGATCCAGAGCGGGAGCGTGGCGCCGAACCAGGGGAACGGCGTCTCGGGCTCCATCCCGTGCGAGAGGAGGTAGAAGGGGACGATGGTGCAGGCCAGCAGGAGCTTGTCGGCCAGGGGGTCGGCCAGCTTGCCGAAGTCGGTGATCAGGTTGTGCTTGCGGGCGATCTTCCCGTCCACCATGTCCGAGAACGCGGCCACCAGGAAGACCACGAACGCGGCCAGGCGCACCCCGAACCTGTCGGTGAGGATCATCGGCGCCAGCAGCACGGCCAGCGCGATGCGGCCGATGGTGATGGCGTTGGGGAGGTTGAGCCAGGCCATGCGCTTCCCGCGGCCCGTCAGCTCAGCGCCTTGATGACCTGCTTGCTGACGGCCTTCAGCGTGTCGAAGACCCCGATCCCACGCGTGCCCACCGCCTCGAAGTACTGCACCCGGTTGGGGTTGAGCTGCGCCTCCAGCTCCTGCACCGAGGAGATGTTGGGGAGGTCGCGCTTGTTGTACTGGATCACGAAGGGGATCTCGCGCAGGTCCAGCCCGTACTCCGAGAGGTTCTCGTAGAGGTTGTGCATGCTCTCGATGTTGGCGTCGAGCCGCTCCACCTGGCTGTCGGCCACGAACACCACCCCGTCGACCCCCTTGAGGATGAGCTTGCGGCTGGCGTTGTAGTACACCTGCCCGGGGACCGTGTACAGGTGGAAGCGCGTCTTGAAGCCGCGGATCGCCCCCAGGTCCACCGGGAGGAAGTCGAAGAAGAGGGTGCGCTCGGTCTCGGTGGCCAGCGAGATCAGCTTGCCGCGCGTGTTGGGCGCCACCTTCTCGTAGATGTACTCCAGGTTGGTGGTCTTCCCGCAGAGGCCGGGGCCGTAGTAGACGATCTTGCAGTTGATCTCGCGCGAGGCGTAGTTGATCATCGACATGGATGGGCCTCCCCTAGAGATCGCCGAACAGGCGGTCGATCTCGTCCTCCGCCTCGTCGACGAAGGAGGCCTCCATGCGCAAGCTGGGCGGCGCCGCGGCCGAGCGCTCGAACATCTCGCGGAAGGTCTCGCCCAGCTCCTTCACCAGTGCCTTCACCTTGATCCGGATCATCCCGAGCGTCGTGCGGTTGTCGAAGAGCACCACCAGGATCACCCGCCGCACCACGTCGGCCAGGTACATGCTCTCCTTCTCGCCCTGGTGGAAGAGCGAGGAGAACTCGTTCTCGCCGATCATGCTGGCGAGCTGGTCGTTGGCCGAGAAGTCGGCCGCGGCCAGGCTGGCGAAGGCGGTGGTGTCGAAGTCGGGCTTCTCGCCCGCGGTGGTCACCAGCTGCCCGGTGCGGTCCACCAGCAGGGCGCAGCGGGCGTTGGAGTCGTAGAGGAAGTCCTGGAGGAGCCGGTCGATCCGGTGGAAGTCGCGCTCCTCGAACGACCAGCTGCTGGCGCCGCCCGCCATCAGGCGACCTCCGACTCGCGCGAGGCGAGCGCCTCCTCCAGCCGCGCCAGCACCGCCTGCGCCCGCTTGCGCAGCAGCGGCCGGGGCTCCCACGCCAGGAAGTCGCGCAGCAGCAGCACCGTGTCGACCGACGCGGCCACGCCGCCCAGGTACTCCAGCGCGCCCAGGCGGCGCAGGGGGTGGGGCGAGAACAGGTCGCGCCGGCTGCGGCTGATCTGGTCGCGGACCAGCAGGAAGCCGAGCGCGGCCACGGCCCCCGCGGCCAGGACGACGAACGCCGTGGTTCGCAGGATTCGCTTGTGTTCCATCGAGCCGGTGAGGGCGGACGTTGACATGCGGCGGTGACAAACTAACGGGCGGACGGCGAAAGGGAAATGCCGTGCCAACCGCGAGTGCGAGAGTGCGAAAGTGCGTGAGTGCGAAAGTACGGAAGTACGAGAGTACGGAAGTACGGCGGTCCGATGCGCGGAGCGTCCCCCGCCCGTCGCGCGAAGCGCCGAGGTCCCTCCCCCCCACGCCTCCCCCACGCGGTTTGTGGGGGAGGGACAGGCGCCTCAGGCGCCAGGGAGAGGGCCCGCGCCGGGTGCCAGACGCCACGAAGGGCAGCGGACTTCGCGTCCCCTGCCCTTCTTCCAGACGTCCCGCGGATCCGATCAGCGTCGGTCCGTCAGAGCTCGCGCCGGTGGTTGATCGCCTCGGCGATGGTGACGCCGTCGGCGTACTCCAGGTCGCCGCCCACGGGGAGGCCGCGGGCGATGCGGGTGACCTTGACGCCCAGCGGGCCGATCAGCTTGCGCAGGTACATCGCGGTGGCCTCGCCCTCCACGCTGGGGTTGGTGGCCAGCACCACCTCGCGCACCATGCCGGTGCCCACGCGCCTCATCAGCGGACCCACGTTCAGCTCCGAGGGGCCGATGCCGTCCAGCGGCGACAGGCGTCCGCCCAGCACGTGGTACATCCCCCGGTACTCGCCGGTGCGCTCGATGGCCATGATGTCGCTGGCCTCCTCCACCACGCACACCGTGGTCCCGTCGCGCCGGGTGCTGCTGCAGATGGCGCACGGGGAGACCTCGGTGAGGTTCCCGCACTCCTCGCACGGGCGCACCTTCTCGCGCACGGCCAGGATGGCGCGCGCCAGGCGGTGCGCCTCGTCGGCCGGGGCCTTGAGGATGTGGAAGGCGAGCCGGAGCGCCGTCTTCCGGCCGATGCCGGGAAGCCGGGCCAGCTCGCCCGTGAGGTCGTCGATGGCGGACAACTTCGCGCCCGGTCAGAGCTCGGGGAGCGAGAACGGGAGGGAGAAGCCGCCCGAGACCTTGCGCATCTCCTCCTCGTAGAGCTGCTGGGCGCGGTTCTGCGCCTCGCTGACGGCGGCCAGCACCAGGTCCTCCAGCATCTCCACGTCGCCGCCCTCCAGCACGGTGGGGTCGATCTTGATCGCGCGGATCTTCCCGCGCCCGTCGGCGGTGGCGGTCACCATCCCGCCGCCGCTGGAGCAGGAGACGGTCTTCTGGCCGAGCTCGGTCTGAAGCTGGGAAAGACGGGCCTGCACCTGCTGGCCCATCTGCAGGAGCTGCTGAAAGTTCGCGTTCATCTCTCGCCTTCTTCCGCCCGCCGGTTGCGGAGAGCGGGTAAGCACGGCGCCCGCGCCCCGCCGTCCGGCGGAGCACGGAAGCCGTGGTCATTCAACGATTTCCAGGTCCCACGCTTGTACCGCGGCGGAGAGGACCGGTTCCCCTTCCATCATCCGCTTCAGCCGGTCGGCCCGGGCGCTGGCGGCGGTGAAGCGGCCGGAGGGCGCGTCGACGCTCCCCCCCTGCCCCGCGGCGGCGCTGAGCGAGACGGGGCCGCCCAGCCGGCGGGCCAGCGCGTCCTCCACCGCCTTGCGCGTGGCCGGCTGCCCCAGCTTCTCGATCGCCGGGTGCGAGGGCGGGAACTCCAGCCGCACCTGCCGCCCCCCGGCGAGCGTGGGACGCGCCGCGCGCAGCATCATCCCGATCCCCGGCGGCAGCCCCTCCCCGCTCTGCAGCAGCGCCTTCCACGCCCCGCCGAAGCGCACGGGGTCGATCGGCCCCGCCTCCGCGGAGCCGGACGGCGGCGCGGCCACCGGCTCGGGCGAGGGCTCGGGCGAAGAAGGCGACATCGTCGCCGTTGGCGCGGCCTCGCGCGCGGCGGGCGGCTCAACGGCCGGAGCGGCGACGGGCGCCGGCGCGGGGTCGTCCGGCGCGGGCGGGAGCGGCGCGTCGTCGAACGCCGGCGGCCCCGCAGCTGCCCGCGGCGCCGGCGCCTCGGCGCTCGCCTGGGCGCGCGGCTCGGGGACCCGGGCGGCGGGCTCCGGCGCGGGGCGCGGCGGCGGCGCGAAGCTGGACGGGGCCGGCGCGCCGCGGTCCGCCGGCCGCGCCGGCGGGGGCTCGGGCGCGGGACGTCCGCCGCCGTTGCCGCGCCCGCCGCCGCCTCCTTCGCCCAGCGCGGCGAGCACGTCCTCCAGGCTCACCGTGCTCTCCAGGTACGCGAAGCGCAGCAGGAGCAGCTCGATCAGGATGCGCTGCTCGCCGCTCTTGCGGAAGCGGCCGTCGGCGTCCAGCTCGGCCACCTGGGCCAGCATGCGCAGCAGGTCGCCCGGGGCGAAGCGCCCGGCCGCCTCCGCCACCGCCCCGCGCAGGTCGGAGCGCACCGACTCGGCGTCGCCGCCCCCCAGGCGCACGATCAGGAGCGCGCGGAGGAAGTCGGCCAGGCCGCGGTAGAACTCGGTGAGGTCGTACCCCTCGTCCAGCAGCCGCCCCACGAAGCGGAACACGTCGGCCGCGCGCCGCTCGGCGATCACGGCGAAGAGCTCCAGGTACACCTCCGTCCCCACCAGCCCCAGGATGCGCCGCACGTCGTCGGCGGTCGGGGCGCCCTCGGTGAAGGAGAGCACCTGGTCCAGCAGCGAGAGCCCGTCGCGCATCCCGCCGTCGGCCTTGAGCGCGATCGGCAGCAGCACGTCGTCGCCCGCCTGGATCCCCTCGGCGTTCATCACCGTCCTGAGCCGCCCCACCAGGTCGGGGGTGGAGATGCGGTGGAAGTCGAAGCGCTGGCAGCGCGACAGGATCGGGGGGGCGGCCTGCTGGATCTTCTGCGGCTCGGTGGTGGCGAAGACGAAGATCACCCGCGGGGGCGGCTCCTCCAGGATCTTGAGCAGCGCGTTCCACGCCTCGCGGGTGAGCATGTGCGCCTCGTCGATGATGTAGACCTTGAAGCGGTCTTCCTCCGAGGGGGCGTACATGGCGCGCTCGCGCAGCTCGCGCGCGTCGTCGACGCCGCGGTTGCTGGCGGCGTCGATCTCCACCACGTCCAGCGAGGTGCGCCCGGCCCAGATGCGCTCGCAGCTCTCGCACGCGCCGCACGGCTCGCCGTCGGGCCCCCGGTTGGGGCAGTTGAGCGCCATCGCCAGCACGCGGGCCAGCGTGGTCTTCCCCACCCCGCGCGGCCCGCAGAACAGGTAGGCGTGCGCCACCCGGCCCTTCTGCACGGCCGAGCGCAGCGTCTCGGAGACGTGCGCCTGCGTGGCGACCTCGCTGAAGCGCCGGGGGCGGTAGGTGCGGGCGAGTGCGGTGCGCGACAAGGGACTACCGGTTGGGGTGGACGGGTGCCGATGGACCCAATATAGCCCCCGGGGGAAGACCTCTCAACAAAGCTCGGGGATGGCGGCGGATCGGCTGGATCGGCGCGGCCGCACGGCAGACTCGCCGGCAGCACGGACCGGTTGCTCCGGTCGTGCTCCCAGTCTACCGTGACGGGACATGGAGGAGGCTTCCCCCCGCGGAAGGGACGATGGATGCTGGAGCGCAGGATCGAGGAAGCGTCGCTGAACGCCTGGCCGGCGCTCCGGCAGGCGCGGGTGGAGGGGTGGATCCTGCGCTTCGCGAACGGCTACACGAAGCGCGCGAACTCCGTCAACCCGCTCCATCCACCGGGAGGCGGCCTGGAGGCGGCCGTCGCGGCGTGCGAGCGGATCTACCGCGAGCAGGGCCTCCCGCCCGTCTTCCGCCTCACCTCCCCGTTCGCGCCCCCGGAACTCGACGAGCTGCTCGAGCGGAGGGGATACCGCCTCGTGGACCCGACGCTGGTCCTTCGGCTCGACCTGCGCGAACAGCCCGCCGGATCGGGGGAGTCGGGGGAAATGCTGGAGGAGACGCTCGACGGCTGGTTCCCCGTGCACTCGGCGCTGCTCGGCGTGCTGCCGGAGACGCAGGCGAAGCACCG is a genomic window of Longimicrobium sp. containing:
- the recR gene encoding recombination mediator RecR; its protein translation is MSAIDDLTGELARLPGIGRKTALRLAFHILKAPADEAHRLARAILAVREKVRPCEECGNLTEVSPCAICSSTRRDGTTVCVVEEASDIMAIERTGEYRGMYHVLGGRLSPLDGIGPSELNVGPLMRRVGTGMVREVVLATNPSVEGEATAMYLRKLIGPLGVKVTRIARGLPVGGDLEYADGVTIAEAINHRREL
- the pgsA gene encoding CDP-diacylglycerol--glycerol-3-phosphate 3-phosphatidyltransferase; translation: MAWLNLPNAITIGRIALAVLLAPMILTDRFGVRLAAFVVFLVAAFSDMVDGKIARKHNLITDFGKLADPLADKLLLACTIVPFYLLSHGMEPETPFPWFGATLPLWILVVIFGREIFITVFRGYAARRGVVLAAGKAGKLKAVFQNIAIGAVIFWYALHSTARAHGWEGASFWEGFWVPFHRLFSMANLAVAVVLTVWSLYVYLQTFRTLDLQRKEAR
- a CDS encoding GNAT family N-acetyltransferase, which translates into the protein MLERRIEEASLNAWPALRQARVEGWILRFANGYTKRANSVNPLHPPGGGLEAAVAACERIYREQGLPPVFRLTSPFAPPELDELLERRGYRLVDPTLVLRLDLREQPAGSGESGEMLEETLDGWFPVHSALLGVLPETQAKHRAILEAIVPRRLFALRGEYGEAAACGLGVLEGDLFGLFDLVTAPERRGRGHGTALVCGMLEWARERGAAHAYLQVVEANAPARRLYEKLGFGEAYRYWYRVPPG
- a CDS encoding alpha/beta hydrolase, encoding MSAAIVPPASESAFVTAADGVRLHWQHWPLDRPRAGVLVSHGLGEHGGRYARLARELAPRGLAFAAVDHRGHGRSGGPRAYARRFEQLVDDLERMRRAVVEGPFAGLPVLLYGHSFGGLVAIRHLQAHPGAFRAAVLSAPLLGVAVKAPRWKVAASGVLSKLLPALPISNEIDPAELSHDAAYVRSYRDDPLVHGKVTPRLYTEWMEHIARATAEQAKLPRPLLFLVPTADTIVDETAVLRFAGALPGDVTIRRYDGFRHEPHNEVGRERVVEDVAGWVERVLGE
- a CDS encoding YbaB/EbfC family nucleoid-associated protein yields the protein MNANFQQLLQMGQQVQARLSQLQTELGQKTVSCSSGGGMVTATADGRGKIRAIKIDPTVLEGGDVEMLEDLVLAAVSEAQNRAQQLYEEEMRKVSGGFSLPFSLPEL
- a CDS encoding GTPase domain-containing protein; the protein is MSMINYASREINCKIVYYGPGLCGKTTNLEYIYEKVAPNTRGKLISLATETERTLFFDFLPVDLGAIRGFKTRFHLYTVPGQVYYNASRKLILKGVDGVVFVADSQVERLDANIESMHNLYENLSEYGLDLREIPFVIQYNKRDLPNISSVQELEAQLNPNRVQYFEAVGTRGIGVFDTLKAVSKQVIKALS
- the dnaX gene encoding DNA polymerase III subunit gamma/tau; translation: MSRTALARTYRPRRFSEVATQAHVSETLRSAVQKGRVAHAYLFCGPRGVGKTTLARVLAMALNCPNRGPDGEPCGACESCERIWAGRTSLDVVEIDAASNRGVDDARELRERAMYAPSEEDRFKVYIIDEAHMLTREAWNALLKILEEPPPRVIFVFATTEPQKIQQAAPPILSRCQRFDFHRISTPDLVGRLRTVMNAEGIQAGDDVLLPIALKADGGMRDGLSLLDQVLSFTEGAPTADDVRRILGLVGTEVYLELFAVIAERRAADVFRFVGRLLDEGYDLTEFYRGLADFLRALLIVRLGGGDAESVRSDLRGAVAEAAGRFAPGDLLRMLAQVAELDADGRFRKSGEQRILIELLLLRFAYLESTVSLEDVLAALGEGGGGGRGNGGGRPAPEPPPARPADRGAPAPSSFAPPPRPAPEPAARVPEPRAQASAEAPAPRAAAGPPAFDDAPLPPAPDDPAPAPVAAPAVEPPAAREAAPTATMSPSSPEPSPEPVAAPPSGSAEAGPIDPVRFGGAWKALLQSGEGLPPGIGMMLRAARPTLAGGRQVRLEFPPSHPAIEKLGQPATRKAVEDALARRLGGPVSLSAAAGQGGSVDAPSGRFTAASARADRLKRMMEGEPVLSAAVQAWDLEIVE
- a CDS encoding roadblock/LC7 domain-containing protein; translation: MAGGASSWSFEERDFHRIDRLLQDFLYDSNARCALLVDRTGQLVTTAGEKPDFDTTAFASLAAADFSANDQLASMIGENEFSSLFHQGEKESMYLADVVRRVILVVLFDNRTTLGMIRIKVKALVKELGETFREMFERSAAAPPSLRMEASFVDEAEDEIDRLFGDL